In Phaseolus vulgaris cultivar G19833 chromosome 10, P. vulgaris v2.0, whole genome shotgun sequence, a single genomic region encodes these proteins:
- the LOC137816544 gene encoding uncharacterized protein — MRIRTVSDVEKIRARNMLDAQKRKNLVALAKQKKNAQAPSAKDQNLKAEAEVAPSEDEETCYGLVFKRKRTDVAAISVHSVSDDRAPSYRDFPPSPSPPRDIAVQEGRGESSSEEDQWDPSSDPTSFLQRVLLLLIKSDQLSSKVKGRLENLEEGPLMEHTTRQLGETLVANCLLLSKLWKAKELAKEKSLQVASLKRQVTKLTLEVEELRKVHQETKALLFGKSQEVLGIYVKNNNLRTEVENLKEELAKRNEEVARQKEKLAHKDELLQKTKEEMMSDSADS; from the exons ATGCGTATAAGAACTGTATCTGATGTTGAAAAGATAAGAGCAA GAAACATGTTGGACGCTCAAAAAAGAAAGAACTTAGTTGCTCTGGCTAAACAAAAGAAGAATGCCCAAGCCCCTTCTGCTAAGGACCAAAACCTGAAGGCAGAAGCTGAAGTCGCCCCTTCTGAGGACGAAGAAACCTGTTATGGACTCGTCTTCAAGAGGAAGCGAACGGATGTTGCTGCAATTTCAGTCCATTCTGTCTCGGACGACCGAGCTCCCTCATACCGGGACTTTCCACCCAGCCCTTCCCCTCCTCGTGACATTGCGGTGCAGGAGGGCAGAGGAGAAAGTTCCTCAGAAGAGGATCAATGGGACCCCTCCTCAGACCCAACTTCCTTCCTTCAAAGAGTGTTGctcttgttgatcaagagtgatcaa ctCTCCTCCAAAGTTAAAGGAAGACTAGAAAACCTGGAGGAGGGTCCATTGATGGAGCACACTACAAGGCAACTAGGGGAAACCCTAGTTGCGAACTGTCTTCTCCTTTCCAAGCTGTGGAAAGCGAAAGAACTGGCCAAAGAAAAATCCCTCCAAGTTGCAAGTCTCAAACGACAAGTCACCAAACTCACACTAGAGGTGGAGGAGCTTCGAAAAGTTCATCAAGAAACCAAAGCCCTCCTTTTTGGGAAGTCCCAAGAGGTCTTGGGGATATATGTGAAGAACAATAATCTTCGCACTGAGGTGGAGAATCTGAAGGAAGAGCTGGCTAAAAGGAACGAGGAGGTGGCTAGGCAGAAGGAGAAGTTGGCACATAAGGATGAGCTCTTGCAGAAGACCAAGGAAGAGATGATGAGCGATTCCGCTGACTCCTAG
- the LOC137816554 gene encoding uncharacterized protein: MAVEAPEPDQSPEPDFFTKADLQDVVPHDNDPVVISVVREKGTRSPYIDQGSSTDVMFCSTFNKLQLSPDQLRPYDDCLYGFAGDQVEVRGHVELRTTFTDGTTSRTVNIRYLVVNAPSAYNILLGRPSLEGAIITIKSDQKATKKCYENSLKTKRGVCSITSQPQEGEGVTRAKMARERRPEPTGEVLEREIGGKKFKLGKSLSQEIQDQIAEVIAWHLDAFARSALDMPDIDPDFLCHCLMMDPKVRPILQRRRKFNEERRLVIRQKTQKLLSVGHKREIQYPEWLANVVLVKTAN; the protein is encoded by the coding sequence ATGGCAGTAGAGGCGCCGGAACCGGACCAGTCACCTGAGCCCGACTTCTTCACTAAGGCTGATTTGCAGGATGTGGTCCCACATGATAATGACCCAGTGGTAATTTCAGTAGTGAGGGAGAAGGGTACACGGAGTCCTTATATCGACCAAGGGAGCTCGACCGATGTAATGTTTTGCTCGACCTTCAATAAATTGCAGTTGTCGCCCGACCAACTGAGACCATACGACGACTGTTTGTACGGTTTCGCTGGAGACCAGGTAGAAGTAAGGGGGCACGTGGAGCTAAGGACGACCTTCACAGACGGGACCACATCCCGAACCGTCAATATCAGGTACCTTGTCGTCAATGCTCCCTCAGCTTACAACATCCTTTTGGGCAGACCTTCCCTTGAGGGAGCGATAATTACCATCAAGTCCGACCAGAAGGCGACaaagaaatgctatgagaatagcttgaagacgaagagaggggtATGCTCGATCACCAGCCAGCCTCAAGAGGGAGAAGGGGTCACCCGTGCAAAGATGGCCCGGGAAAGGCGTCCTGAGCCTACAGGTGAGGTACTGGAAAGAGAGATTGGGGGAAAGAAGTTTAAGCTTGGAAAATCTTTAAGCCAAGAAATACAGGACCAAATCGCCGAGGTAATAGCATGGCATTTGGATGCCTTTGCGAGGTCTGCCTTAGACATGCCCGATattgaccctgatttcctgtgccATTGTCTCATGATGGATCCAAAGGTCAGGCCTATCTTACAGAGgcggaggaagttcaatgaagaaagaCGCCTGGTCATCAGGCAAAAGACCCAAAAGCTGTTAAGTGTCGGCCACAaaagggaaatccaataccctgagtggttagcaAACGTGGTGTTGGTCAAGACGGCCAActga